A stretch of Arachis hypogaea cultivar Tifrunner chromosome 15, arahy.Tifrunner.gnm2.J5K5, whole genome shotgun sequence DNA encodes these proteins:
- the LOC112747213 gene encoding uncharacterized protein, which translates to MKQKIVMRMQMDCEKCRNKALKTAAEVKGVTSVALEGDDNDRVVVTGNNVDTICLINQMNKKFKCVAILKVEEVKKKEENKCCAVLCLPSSSPSSCTNCSGNCKCVLVCSSKCEGKCDKCEKCESPKCKCRCVLVCSKCQSAKCDGNRCLVICFKCKSPTCDGQRCKPLPQPCYANNCPPWCTCPRCYVPYNPPPYYYNRVVYESNPDNCSIM; encoded by the exons ATGAAG CAAAAAATAGTTATGAGGATGCAAATGGATTGTGAAAAATGCAGAAACAAGGCGCTGAAAACTGCTGCGGAGGTAAAAG GTGTGACTTCGGTGGCATTAGAAGGGGACGACAATGACCGTGTGGTGGTGACGGGCAACAATGTGGACACGATTTGTCTCATCAACCAAATGAACAAGAAGTTCAAGTGTGTGGCGATTCTTAAAGTAGAAGaggtgaagaagaaggaggagaacaAATGTTGTGCCGTTTTGTGTCTCCCATCGTCTTCGCCGTCGTCGTGCACCAACTGTTCGGGtaattgcaaatgtgtgcttgTATGCTCATCAAAATGCGAGGGCAAATGTGACAAGTGCGAGAAATGCGAAAGCCCTAAATGCAAATGCAGGTGTGTGTTGGTATGTTCAAAGTGTCAAAGTGCAAAGTGTGATGGGAATAGGTGTCTTGTTATATGCTTCAAGTGCAAAAGTCCTACGTGTGATGGCCAACGTTGTAAGCCTCTTCCACAACCATGCTATGCTAATAATTGCCCTCCCTGGTGCACTTGTCCAAGGTGCTATGTACCGTACAATCCTCCACCTTACTACTACAATAGGGTTGTTTATGAATCAAACCCTGACAATTGCTCCATCATGTGA